The following is a genomic window from Romeriopsis navalis LEGE 11480.
CTGCGCCATCGCAGCGGGTGGCACCGCCACTGGTACCGAATTCGCTGGCCGCGATGCCGGTCGTTCTAGTTTGTCGGCTTTGCGTAAATCCGCTGCCGCCGATCGTTCCAACGATAGCAACGATCGTAAATGGCCACGATAGCGATAGGCTATCGCATAATCCGGCTGACGCCCAATCGCCACGCCTAAACAAGCAATTGCCGCTTCGTATTTTCCTTCCCGAGCATAGTCCGCCGCCATTTGATAAAGCCGCTGCGGACTTTTACCACGGGTTGGCACCTGCGGTGAGCGAGGCGGCGGGGCGGCGGCTGACGGCGGGGTTGTCGGTTGCGGCGATCGTCCGGACGATTTGGATTGCGGCGATCGCGATGGCGATGACCGAGGCGGGCGCACCGGCGGCACGTAGTCTTTTAATTGCTCATAGGCCAAGTTGATTTGCTTAAACTTTGCTTCCGCGATCGCCTTATCTTCCAGTGACGTAAATCGATCCGGATGCCACCGACGCGCTAATGTCCGATAGGCTTGCTTGACTGCCGCAACGGGCGCACCGGGGGCAATTTCCAAAACTTCGTAATAGCGATCGAATTCCGACACGAAACTTGCAACCAACTAGATCAACGCACAGCCACATCAGGCAGCCGTTAATCTAGCTTAACGAGATTCACTCAAACCTGCCGCCCGTAATCATTACCATCAAAAAAAATCCGAAAGTCACTGGCTTGTACCCCGTCGCAGCAACTCTCGGAATTATTTAGTGTGCTCTATACGTTAGCTCTATCTTAGAATTTGTCACTCACAGGTGACTTCCTCCGATCGGGTGAATTTTACAGACCGCGCAGGATCAATCAGACGCCATCCCAAACCACCCACAAAAAATCCGAAGCTGTGCCAGATAATGCCCGTCTAGACTAGCTTCGGAATTATTATGTGCTCTTTTATCAAGTT
Proteins encoded in this region:
- a CDS encoding J domain-containing protein; the encoded protein is MSEFDRYYEVLEIAPGAPVAAVKQAYRTLARRWHPDRFTSLEDKAIAEAKFKQINLAYEQLKDYVPPVRPPRSSPSRSPQSKSSGRSPQPTTPPSAAAPPPRSPQVPTRGKSPQRLYQMAADYAREGKYEAAIACLGVAIGRQPDYAIAYRYRGHLRSLLSLERSAAADLRKADKLERPASRPANSVPVAVPPAAMAQ